CATAGAAGGCTGTGGTATCTGTACAGGGAAAGGTGCAAGTGCTGAAGATATGTTTGAAAGCATACAGAAGATAAAATCAATTGTACGTCCTGATGTACGTATATATCCCGGACACTCGTACGGAAAGAAGCCGGGATATTCTATGGAGTATTTGATGAAAGAGAATATATATTTACATATAAATGATAAAAAACACTTCATTGAATTCAGGAATAGGAAAAATCAGAAAAATTTATTTATCTTCAAATAAGAGAAGTGTTCAAATAAACAATAATATATAAGGCTACTTATAATCAAGATTTAAAGAATTTGGAACAAGTAAAAAAAGCATTATATTGAGAATGTTAATTTTATGTAAGAAAGGGTGGAGAGAAAATGATAGCATATGTGTTTCCCGGCCAAGGATCGCAGTATAAAGGAATGGGGGGGAATATTTTCAATGAATTTAATGATTTAACTGCAAAAGCGGATGAAATTCTTGGGTTTTCCATAAAAGAACTTTGTATGGAAGACTCTGGAGATAAATTAGGGTTAACTCAATATACGCAGCCAGCTTTATATATTGTAAATGCTTTAAGCTATCTGAAAAGAATAAAAGACACAGGTGTGAAACCTGATTATGTTGCTGGACACAGTCTGGGAGAATACAACGCATTGTTTGCCGCTGGCGCGTATGATTTTGAGACAGGTTTGAAGCTTGTCAAGAAAAGAGGAGAGTTAATGAGTCAGGCAACCAAAGGAGGAATGGCTGCGGTTATAGGACTTAGTGAGGAAAAGGTAAAGGAAGTTCTTGAAAAGAACAATTTGCAGAGTATAGATATAGCAAACTACAACACACCTTCACAAATCGTAATTTCAGGTCATAAGGAAGATATAGAAAAGGCAAGATTATTTTTCGAAGCTGCTGAAGCGATGAGTTATGTTGTATTGAAAGTGAGTGGAGCATTCCATTCCCGTTACATGGCAGAAGCCAGTAAAAAGTTCGAAGAATATCTTGACAGTTTTACCTTCTCAGACTTAAAAATCCCTGTAATTTCAAATGTATATGCAAGACCATACAAGAATAACCAAATAAAGAAGAACTTAGTTGAACAGATCAAAAATTCAGTAAAATGGACAGATACCATTAGGTATTTAATGGGTAAAGGGGAGATTGAACAGATAGGACCGGGCATGGTTTTAACCAGTATGATTAAAAGCATAGAAAGAGAAGCACATCCGCTCATAGTATCAGATGAGGACTGGGATAAGGAAGAAGAAGGTGTAAGTTCTTTTTATTTTAATGCTGAGACGAGTAACTGTATAAAAGATGAAAAAAACTGATTATGAAACTAATAAATTAGAAGATGCATTGAAATTCACTCCTGAAAAGCTGGGATGTTCGGAATTTAAAAAGGACTATAACCTGAAATTTGCCTATCTCACAGGTGGCATGTATAAAGGTATTGCCTCCAAAGAAATGGTAGTAAAGATGGGAAAAGCGGGTATGATGGGTTTTTTTGGGACAGGTGGTTTGGAACTGTCGCAAATTAAAGAGGCAATTGAGTATTTTCAAAAGGAACTTTCGCCAGAACAAACTTACGGATTAAATTTTCTACATAACATGAATAATCCCGAAGGTGAAGAAAAAATGATTGATTTATTTTTGTCATATGGAGTTAAAAATATTGAAGCAGCCGCATTTATAAGTATTACGCCTGCTTTGGTAAAATATCGTGCTAAAGGTTTAAAAAGGGATTCTCAGGGAAATGTTATTGGCGTAAACAGAATTATAGCTAAGGTATCTCGAGGGGAGGTAGCAGAAGTATTTTTAAATTCGGCTCCAGAAAGGATTCTCAATAAACTATTGGCTGAAAAAAAGATTACATGGGAAGAAGCTGATTTGTTGAAGGTAATCCCTATGGCGGATGATATTTGTGTAGAAGCGGATTCGGCTGGTCATACGGATGGTGGAGTGGCGTACACTTTGATGTCATCTATAATTAAATTACGAGATGAAATAATGGAAAAGTATAAGTACCATAAAAAAGTTCGAATTGGAGCAGCTGGTGGGATTGGAACTCCAGCGGCGGTGGCAGCATCTTTTGTAATGGGTGCTGATTTTATTACTACTGGCTCCATCAACCAGTGCACGGTGGAAGCTGCTACCAGCAATTCAGTAAAAAACTTATTGCAAAAAATTAATGTGCAGGATACTGAATATGCACCAGCAGGTGATATGTTTGAAATCGGTGCTAAGGTTCAAGTTGTTAAAAAAGGAATATTCTTTCCAGCCAGAGCTAATAAATTATATGAATTATATCGCAAACATAACTCTTTAGATGAAATTGATGAAAAGATAAAAGATCAAATTCAAGAAAAATTCTTTAAAAGAAGTTTTGAAGAAGTCTATGAAGAAATCAAATCCTTTTATCCTCTTCAAGAGATTGAAAAGGCAGAACGAAACCCGAAACATAAAATGGCATTAATCTTTAGATGGTATTTTGGATATACTACTGGGCTTGCTCTAAATGGAACTGAGGAATGTAAAGTTGATTATCAGGTTCATTGTGGACCAGCTTTAGGGGCGTTTAACCAGTGGGTAAAAGGAACAAGCTTAGAAAACTGGCAAGAACGACATGTTGACGAGATTGCTGTGAAATTGATGAATGGAGCGGCGACGTTATTAAATCAATATTATAAGGATTACATATAGACTTACCATTAATCTACTGAAATGGAGGAAAGATTTGTGAGTGAAGGAAAGTATTTGAAAAGAACAGCTGAGGGGATTATGCCCATTAAAGATTTTATAATAAAATCTTTAACTTCTATTCTTGGTAAAACAGTAGTTGATGATCTTACTTTAGAGCGACCATTAATGGAAATTGGCTTAAATTCAGCAAATTTATTAGAACTGAATGAACTAATTTATTCTGAATATAAAATCCAATTTGAACCTACTTTCTTCTTAGAGTGCAATACAGGAGCACGTATTATCTCTTGCTTACAGGAACAAATAGATTTACGTGAAGAGAATAGCTCAGTAAAAACTGAAAAAATTATTGATTCAAAACAAAATGTTCATAAAGAAAATGATAAAAAACATGTTGCTGAATCTGTGATTAATAATGCTCCCATATATCAGGAGGACATAGCAATTATCGGAATGGCCTGTCGCTTTCCTGGATCTCAAAATTATGAAGAGTTTTGGGAGAATCTTAAGCTGGGACGTTCAAACATTCAGGAAATTCCTCCAGAGCGTTGGGATTGGAAAGCGTACTGGGGGGATCCTCAAAATGAAATAAATAAAAGTAATAGTAAGTGGGGGGGGTTTATTAAGGATATTGATGCTTTTGACTCAGGTTTTTTTAGTATTTCTCCAAGGGAAGCAGAAGCAATGGATCCTCAGCAACGAATTATGCTGGAACTCTCTTGGTCTTGTTTTGAAGATGCTGGTATTTGCCCTTCTCATTTGTCAGGAGAAAAAATTGGCGTTTTTACAGGAGTTTTTAACTTTGATTATAAAGAATTGCAAGAAAAAGCGTTTCGTACAATTGAAACTTATCATTCTACAGGAACTGCTTCTGCAGTAATAGCTAACCGTATTTCTCATTTTTTCAACTTTAAGGGACCGAGTTTTCCCATAGATACTGCTTGCTCAAGCTCTCTTAATGCCATTCATTTAGCCATTCAGTCTTTACATCTAGGGGAAAGCAGCATGGCATTAGCGGGTGGAATTTGCCTCTTACTGACTCCTACGCGACATATTTCCTTTTCTAAAACTGGTATGTTATCTCCTACGGGTTCTTGTAAAACCTTTGATGAAAGTGCAGACGGCTATGTACGCAGTGAAGGCGCAGGTCTGGTTTTACTTAAACCTTTGAGAAAAGCCATAGAGGATGGAGATTCTATTTACGGTATTCTAAAGGGAAGTGCTGTTAATCATAATGGCAAGACCCATACTTTAACTTATCCCAATCTTGAAACACAGGCAGAGGTAATTATTGATGCCTGCAAGAAAGCAGGTGTAGCACCTGAAAGTATCAGCTGTATTGAGGCTCATGGAACTGGAACGCCAAAA
The sequence above is drawn from the Clostridium formicaceticum genome and encodes:
- the fabD gene encoding ACP S-malonyltransferase yields the protein MIAYVFPGQGSQYKGMGGNIFNEFNDLTAKADEILGFSIKELCMEDSGDKLGLTQYTQPALYIVNALSYLKRIKDTGVKPDYVAGHSLGEYNALFAAGAYDFETGLKLVKKRGELMSQATKGGMAAVIGLSEEKVKEVLEKNNLQSIDIANYNTPSQIVISGHKEDIEKARLFFEAAEAMSYVVLKVSGAFHSRYMAEASKKFEEYLDSFTFSDLKIPVISNVYARPYKNNQIKKNLVEQIKNSVKWTDTIRYLMGKGEIEQIGPGMVLTSMIKSIEREAHPLIVSDEDWDKEEEGVSSFYFNAETSNCIKDEKN
- a CDS encoding PfaD family polyunsaturated fatty acid/polyketide biosynthesis protein, giving the protein MKKTDYETNKLEDALKFTPEKLGCSEFKKDYNLKFAYLTGGMYKGIASKEMVVKMGKAGMMGFFGTGGLELSQIKEAIEYFQKELSPEQTYGLNFLHNMNNPEGEEKMIDLFLSYGVKNIEAAAFISITPALVKYRAKGLKRDSQGNVIGVNRIIAKVSRGEVAEVFLNSAPERILNKLLAEKKITWEEADLLKVIPMADDICVEADSAGHTDGGVAYTLMSSIIKLRDEIMEKYKYHKKVRIGAAGGIGTPAAVAASFVMGADFITTGSINQCTVEAATSNSVKNLLQKINVQDTEYAPAGDMFEIGAKVQVVKKGIFFPARANKLYELYRKHNSLDEIDEKIKDQIQEKFFKRSFEEVYEEIKSFYPLQEIEKAERNPKHKMALIFRWYFGYTTGLALNGTEECKVDYQVHCGPALGAFNQWVKGTSLENWQERHVDEIAVKLMNGAATLLNQYYKDYI